One genomic window of Stieleria sp. JC731 includes the following:
- a CDS encoding DUF2271 domain-containing protein, with the protein MKHLLVWLLAAGFGVSRSFAEELNVSIEIPRLDVSEYHRPYVAVWIQTPDRKVVSNLAVWYQLRGRREGAGTKWLPDLRQWWRRSGRGLEMPVDGVSGATRPAGKHELKFSGNEKPMSQLKPGKYTLLVEASREVGGRELIEIPFEWGKVTEQPLRSEGKEELGEVTVSVTK; encoded by the coding sequence ATGAAACATCTGTTGGTTTGGTTACTCGCAGCCGGGTTTGGCGTTTCGCGTTCATTTGCCGAGGAGTTAAACGTCTCGATTGAAATTCCGCGTCTAGACGTATCGGAATACCACCGTCCGTACGTTGCGGTTTGGATTCAGACACCCGATCGGAAAGTCGTTTCCAATCTCGCGGTGTGGTATCAGCTGCGTGGCCGACGAGAAGGTGCCGGAACGAAATGGCTGCCCGACTTGCGTCAATGGTGGCGTCGATCGGGACGAGGTTTGGAGATGCCAGTCGATGGTGTTTCCGGTGCGACGCGGCCGGCTGGCAAACATGAACTGAAGTTTTCCGGCAACGAAAAACCAATGTCGCAACTAAAGCCGGGGAAATACACCTTGTTGGTCGAAGCGTCACGCGAGGTCGGTGGTCGCGAGTTAATTGAGATCCCATTTGAATGGGGAAAGGTTACTGAGCAGCCGCTGCGATCTGAAGGAAAAGAAGAGCTGGGCGAAGTCACGGTGTCTGTCACGAAGTAG
- a CDS encoding DUF2306 domain-containing protein, translating to MKLHLATVVPCIFLGLAVFCLRNGTVRHRTIGWVYSILMMVTSVITLLMPARAGSQVILHFGMLHTFSFVTIVSIPYAIYSVRTGNLRGHKITMISTYCGAIVVAGLFTLMPGRYLHGVFFGQ from the coding sequence ATGAAGTTGCATTTGGCAACCGTTGTGCCGTGTATCTTTCTCGGGCTTGCGGTGTTCTGCTTGCGTAATGGGACCGTCAGGCATCGAACTATCGGCTGGGTGTATTCAATCTTGATGATGGTGACTTCCGTGATCACCCTTCTAATGCCAGCGCGTGCTGGCAGCCAAGTCATCCTCCATTTTGGGATGCTCCACACGTTTTCCTTTGTCACAATTGTCTCGATACCTTATGCGATCTATTCGGTAAGGACAGGGAACCTGCGCGGCCACAAGATCACAATGATCTCAACGTACTGTGGTGCGATCGTCGTGGCGGGATTGTTCACGTTGATGCCTGGGCGGTACTTGCACGGTGTCTTCTTCGGGCAGTAG
- a CDS encoding alpha/beta hydrolase-fold protein, translating to MKSIFEHNRRVHCLIFGLTVALLPTFVTAQTKFNAVLNAGKSTSGTLNAGQSIKVDLNVLEGDYVRGSFNSASATLSLDSEKDQHFRLLGKGTGERENFYFIVEDDQHWHLTVNAVTDGEYSIEIASIITASDQHTPVEQPESPWLRELIAKLERGGGTKAFWKQIQRRGTPLVEYDSVEPPLNEDEALVTFLYRGANERVQVFAAPSGDHDEMRQLLKSDVWYASYRVPRTARICYKIAPDVPDLNATFWDRRRAILATAQLDPLNPNSFPADPIDRFNGESILELPDAPKQPWLQPSPNTPAGEICSHRFKSDILGNTRNVHLYRPAGYKPFQEANALLVIFDGERYLNDIEAPQVLDRLIEAKKIPSTAAIFIGNPSQASRSKELPCNPDFAKFLAEELIPWAEEQKVSASKSNTIAVGASYGGLAAAYAAFKYPEIFGNAFCQSGSFWWSPGAAPGSKQSDPQWLTQQFVDAEPSGTNFYLEAGLFEDHGRTSILRSTRHLRDVLRARGFDVQLHEHASGHGYYYWRYTFPDGLSALLGSDRRFSP from the coding sequence TTGAAATCAATCTTCGAACATAACCGACGTGTCCATTGTCTGATCTTTGGATTGACCGTGGCCCTGTTGCCAACTTTTGTCACGGCACAGACAAAGTTCAATGCGGTGCTCAATGCCGGAAAGTCGACGAGCGGAACGTTGAACGCGGGTCAATCGATCAAAGTCGATCTGAATGTTCTTGAAGGTGACTATGTTCGCGGCTCATTCAATTCCGCTAGTGCAACACTTTCGCTCGACAGCGAAAAAGACCAACACTTTCGGCTTTTAGGAAAAGGCACTGGCGAACGCGAAAACTTTTACTTCATTGTCGAAGACGATCAGCATTGGCACTTAACGGTAAACGCAGTTACCGATGGCGAGTATTCAATTGAGATCGCGTCGATCATTACCGCATCCGATCAACACACGCCCGTTGAACAGCCCGAAAGTCCTTGGCTAAGAGAACTGATCGCGAAACTGGAACGCGGTGGCGGGACGAAAGCCTTCTGGAAACAGATACAGCGTCGTGGCACACCACTGGTGGAATACGATTCCGTGGAACCTCCATTGAACGAAGACGAAGCCCTTGTCACGTTCCTTTATCGCGGCGCCAATGAACGCGTTCAAGTATTTGCTGCACCGTCAGGAGACCATGATGAAATGCGACAACTACTCAAGTCCGACGTTTGGTACGCCAGCTACCGAGTCCCACGTACGGCCAGAATTTGCTACAAGATTGCTCCCGATGTCCCCGACTTGAATGCAACCTTCTGGGATCGGCGCCGCGCCATTCTTGCGACCGCGCAACTGGATCCGCTGAACCCAAATTCGTTTCCCGCTGATCCGATCGACCGATTCAATGGCGAATCGATCTTGGAACTTCCCGACGCACCAAAGCAACCATGGCTGCAGCCATCGCCCAACACACCTGCAGGCGAGATCTGTTCGCATCGCTTCAAGAGCGACATTCTTGGAAACACTCGAAACGTTCATCTCTATCGACCGGCTGGGTACAAGCCATTTCAAGAAGCGAATGCGTTGTTGGTCATCTTTGATGGGGAACGGTATCTCAATGATATCGAAGCACCTCAGGTTCTTGATCGTCTGATCGAAGCAAAGAAGATACCGTCAACGGCGGCGATTTTCATTGGCAACCCCAGCCAAGCAAGTCGCTCCAAAGAGCTTCCATGCAACCCTGACTTTGCAAAGTTTCTTGCCGAAGAACTCATCCCCTGGGCAGAAGAACAGAAGGTCAGTGCGTCTAAGTCAAATACGATCGCTGTTGGGGCAAGCTACGGAGGTCTGGCTGCGGCCTACGCTGCGTTTAAATACCCAGAAATCTTTGGCAACGCGTTTTGTCAGTCAGGTTCGTTCTGGTGGTCCCCCGGAGCGGCTCCAGGAAGCAAGCAATCCGATCCACAATGGCTGACGCAACAATTCGTCGATGCCGAGCCATCAGGTACCAACTTTTACTTGGAAGCCGGTCTTTTTGAAGACCATGGCCGCACCAGTATTTTGAGATCAACACGCCATCTTCGCGACGTCCTACGTGCGAGAGGCTTCGACGTCCAGCTTCACGAACATGCAAGTGGGCATGGCTACTATTACTGGCGTTATACGTTTCCCGATGGACTTTCAGCCCTGCTGGGCAGCGATCGTCGCTTCTCTCCCTGA
- a CDS encoding DUF4198 domain-containing protein, with protein sequence MIRSTVFCVLALVFLTSASHAHKVWLRPSQTSLSGAEPWVTVDAAVSNDLFYFNHFPLRLENLVIVDPTGNQVEAQNQAVGKYRSVFDVELKEKGTYRIAILNRGMFASWEKDGERQRWRGNPLSFAGVVPEGATNVSVSESFGRIETFVTNGAPNDAALKSTGEGIELIPVTHPNDLYAEEESTFQLLVNGKPATEMEIEILKGGTRYRDSFDSVKVKVDDEGKFSYTWPEPGMYWLSTSKSDNDTAVANATQRRMSYAATLEVLPQ encoded by the coding sequence ATGATCCGTTCAACAGTTTTTTGCGTCTTGGCGCTGGTCTTCCTGACTTCAGCGAGTCATGCACACAAGGTTTGGTTGCGACCATCGCAAACGTCTTTGTCAGGTGCCGAGCCTTGGGTCACCGTGGATGCCGCGGTATCGAATGACTTGTTCTACTTCAATCATTTTCCACTTCGGTTGGAGAACTTGGTCATTGTGGATCCGACCGGCAATCAGGTCGAAGCTCAGAATCAGGCGGTCGGGAAATACCGAAGCGTCTTTGACGTGGAGCTAAAAGAAAAGGGGACTTACCGAATCGCCATTTTGAATCGAGGCATGTTTGCCAGCTGGGAAAAGGATGGCGAGCGTCAACGCTGGCGTGGTAATCCGCTGTCATTCGCCGGGGTCGTTCCTGAAGGCGCCACCAACGTGAGCGTATCAGAGTCCTTTGGTCGAATCGAGACATTTGTCACCAACGGTGCTCCCAATGACGCCGCATTGAAGTCGACCGGTGAAGGAATCGAATTGATCCCTGTCACTCACCCGAATGACCTGTATGCCGAAGAGGAAAGTACGTTCCAGTTGCTGGTCAACGGAAAGCCCGCGACCGAGATGGAAATCGAAATTCTCAAGGGCGGGACTCGCTATCGGGATAGCTTTGATTCCGTGAAAGTTAAGGTCGACGATGAAGGCAAGTTCTCATACACATGGCCTGAACCTGGTATGTATTGGCTGTCGACTTCGAAGTCTGACAACGATACGGCTGTTGCCAATGCGACCCAACGCCGGATGAGCTACGCGGCGACTTTGGAAGTTTTGCCACAGTAG
- a CDS encoding DUF2256 domain-containing protein — MTHKKPHLPTKICPVCQRPFTWRKKWERCWDQVRYCSDACRRKGKPDVASDGE; from the coding sequence ATGACGCATAAGAAGCCACATCTGCCAACCAAAATTTGCCCGGTCTGCCAACGCCCTTTCACATGGCGGAAAAAGTGGGAACGTTGCTGGGATCAAGTCCGGTATTGTTCCGATGCTTGCCGAAGAAAGGGAAAGCCAGACGTGGCCAGTGATGGTGAATGA
- a CDS encoding DUF1559 domain-containing protein, translating to MNLFVKKSPRYRSHTRNERGFTLVELLVVIAIIGILVGLLLPAVQAAREAARRMSCSNNMKQIGLALHNYASVYRERFPNAGYAWPGGYPNDYSPMAKLLPFLEQQALTDLIDFDLYLGHPAIADIPEGLHKAAGTAVPTYLCPSDPESPTHITTMPSGANLTIAGTNYAMNQGSGMDEVFHPSFDEADGLCWVGAKIRFASILDGTTHTLAFAESLRGPTGSPTELAKNSNTTQVYRAAMTPDAATLVMLDNNDLESLWPTIPGWNGDRLSFWLRGCSPSGPIMNGRLTPNATVPDVVRGSSKVTAARSHHTGGVIVGLCDGSVQFMTDSINAEIWHAMWTRHGKEVSTNEIAGH from the coding sequence ATGAATTTGTTTGTTAAGAAGTCCCCGCGTTACCGTTCCCATACGCGGAATGAGCGAGGTTTCACTCTTGTCGAATTGCTGGTTGTGATTGCCATCATCGGCATCCTTGTCGGACTGCTTTTGCCTGCGGTCCAGGCCGCCCGCGAAGCTGCACGTCGGATGAGTTGCAGCAACAACATGAAGCAGATCGGGTTGGCACTGCACAACTATGCTTCGGTGTATCGAGAGCGATTCCCCAACGCCGGATATGCATGGCCCGGTGGGTATCCCAATGACTATTCGCCGATGGCCAAGCTGTTGCCGTTTCTTGAGCAACAGGCGCTGACTGATTTGATCGATTTCGATTTGTACCTCGGGCACCCCGCGATCGCTGATATTCCCGAGGGTCTACACAAGGCCGCCGGCACAGCCGTGCCGACGTACCTGTGTCCGAGTGATCCGGAAAGCCCGACTCACATCACAACGATGCCTTCGGGGGCAAACTTAACGATCGCGGGAACGAACTATGCGATGAATCAGGGAAGCGGGATGGATGAAGTTTTCCACCCCAGCTTTGACGAGGCCGATGGGCTTTGCTGGGTCGGTGCCAAGATTCGTTTTGCATCAATCTTAGACGGGACGACACACACGCTGGCGTTCGCCGAATCGTTGCGTGGTCCGACCGGTTCGCCAACCGAATTGGCAAAGAACAGCAACACGACACAAGTTTATCGGGCGGCGATGACACCCGATGCGGCAACGTTAGTGATGCTGGATAATAACGATCTGGAAAGCCTTTGGCCAACGATTCCAGGCTGGAACGGTGATCGATTGTCGTTTTGGCTGCGTGGCTGTTCGCCGAGTGGTCCGATCATGAACGGTCGACTGACACCAAACGCGACGGTACCCGATGTTGTCCGCGGGTCGTCAAAAGTCACTGCCGCTCGAAGTCACCATACCGGCGGTGTCATCGTGGGGCTGTGTGACGGAAGCGTGCAATTCATGACCGATTCCATCAACGCTGAAATCTGGCATGCGATGTGGACTCGACATGGCAAGGAAGTCAGCACCAACGAAATAGCCGGTCATTAG
- a CDS encoding PepSY-associated TM helix domain-containing protein — MNDLVPDRLPSDVPDGESTEFPNRKRKSKNRRSYWMRQFIAWHWISSAVSLVGMLMFAVTGITLNHGSEIESEPVSRFESLSLSSEQSDLVQALPLEGRQALPKELAFDLGRQLEIALHHREAEYSEDEIYLSMQSPGADAWLAIDRESGDVEFEETQRGWIAFFNDLHKGRHTGLVWKYFLDVFSIATIVFCLSGLLLLIMHAKRRAMTWPLVAFGLLGPFILIAVFMH; from the coding sequence GTGAATGATCTCGTGCCTGACCGTTTGCCATCGGATGTTCCGGACGGCGAATCAACTGAGTTTCCAAATCGCAAACGCAAGAGCAAGAATCGACGCTCTTATTGGATGCGCCAGTTTATTGCTTGGCACTGGATCAGCTCTGCGGTCAGTCTTGTCGGCATGCTGATGTTTGCCGTGACAGGGATCACGCTCAATCACGGTTCCGAGATCGAATCCGAACCGGTCAGTCGCTTCGAATCGCTGTCGCTTTCATCTGAACAATCCGATCTGGTGCAGGCGTTACCGCTGGAAGGTCGCCAAGCGTTGCCAAAGGAACTCGCGTTTGACTTGGGGCGGCAGCTTGAAATCGCCTTGCATCATCGGGAAGCGGAGTATTCCGAGGACGAGATCTATTTGTCAATGCAAAGCCCCGGAGCCGATGCTTGGCTTGCGATCGATCGGGAAAGTGGTGATGTGGAGTTTGAAGAAACACAACGTGGCTGGATCGCCTTTTTCAATGATCTTCATAAAGGGCGCCATACCGGATTGGTCTGGAAATACTTCCTCGACGTCTTTTCGATTGCGACGATCGTTTTTTGTTTAAGCGGCTTGTTGTTGTTAATCATGCATGCCAAGCGAAGGGCGATGACGTGGCCGCTGGTCGCTTTCGGGTTGCTTGGTCCGTTCATCTTGATCGCGGTGTTCATGCACTAG
- a CDS encoding ABC transporter ATP-binding protein produces the protein MLTAPTSAPADAPPCSPVRIQDVGKTFRQGEQQVSALQDIDLAVQTGEFVAIMGASGSGKSTLLHLMAGLTQPSSGSVVIDGTDLSSLSDRALTSFRRERIGLVFQAFNLVPALNATDNILLPLMAGGLREDCADLVTDLATRLGIAHRLDHRPDSLSGGEQQRVAIARALITAPSMLLADEPTGSLDSVTGQAICKLLRELCDQQARTIVMVTHEPSVAIWADRIVVLKDGQLVHEFSASDYPDAHSLAAHYQSILNESTHDESITDCQSV, from the coding sequence ATGCTGACTGCCCCAACATCTGCTCCAGCTGATGCACCGCCCTGTTCTCCCGTTCGTATTCAGGATGTTGGTAAGACCTTTCGACAGGGCGAGCAACAAGTTTCAGCACTACAAGACATCGATCTTGCGGTCCAAACGGGTGAATTCGTCGCCATCATGGGAGCCTCTGGTTCAGGCAAAAGCACCCTGCTGCATCTGATGGCAGGGTTGACCCAACCGAGTTCAGGATCGGTTGTCATCGATGGGACGGACTTGTCTTCGCTGTCAGATCGTGCGTTAACGTCCTTTCGGCGTGAGCGGATCGGTTTGGTGTTTCAGGCGTTTAATCTGGTGCCCGCGTTGAACGCCACCGACAACATCTTGCTGCCATTGATGGCTGGTGGGTTGCGCGAGGACTGTGCTGACTTAGTGACCGATCTTGCGACCCGATTGGGGATTGCGCATCGGTTGGACCATCGACCAGACTCGCTCAGCGGCGGTGAACAACAACGGGTGGCGATTGCTCGTGCCTTGATTACCGCCCCTTCGATGTTGCTCGCCGATGAGCCGACCGGCAGCCTCGATTCGGTCACTGGTCAGGCGATCTGCAAGCTGCTGCGCGAATTATGCGATCAGCAAGCACGAACGATTGTCATGGTGACACATGAACCGAGTGTCGCGATCTGGGCGGACCGAATTGTGGTCCTGAAAGATGGTCAGCTCGTTCACGAGTTTTCTGCTAGCGACTACCCCGATGCGCATTCATTGGCCGCCCATTATCAAAGCATTTTGAACGAAAGCACTCATGACGAATCGATTACCGATTGCCAGTCAGTGTGA
- a CDS encoding ABC transporter permease, producing the protein MSSWQLITKLVISQLRLHPTRAVITTLGVIASTCAVVWVVSGYDALVSKFDENAGKYLGRYDVLVVPNGPPGTVATVDQDTIVAFRNDAGVLELNPISQTRASVARIAKPDDGPTEESSLGLVVGNRPPVFGAPPIDPTLVSTPAIEEPYELTAGQWLPEDENANVAVLSSKAAERLNIGIGDDVLVTTLANQVALRIVGIVEQVADTPSIGGRGGRRGTGGPPGNRSPHTKATEQNRTGLRKKVTGSDSRKANEQTQSDKFTLPTAFAQGVATNAIYVRPQLADLINGFASQPNVLQIALRDTVTVDQFRHAWETRFGGDRPSLSLVDFSAVREGLKSTRSVSSQRSQAWAATGMASMAAIFIIFSTLSMGVSERVREFAMLRAIALERSHIAAIIAMESVVLALIGWVGGLVAGGLLVMIGSQILPGLFNSGSVLGWTSVGLSGLTVLVGALGAAIFPAWRATHIAPLEAMSQRNNLPTVRTWFLIGIIGLALSAITPTVVFFLPMANRTRVLGYSLFAYPALFVGMLLLTPLIVVISERLFGPIVTWILRLNSRMVKTQLTGNMWRTVGATLALSIGLGLYTSTQTWGYSMLQPFLPGDWLPDMLVAFHPIGVDEEDIPRIGEVDGVDPDQVLPLSIEQSRFDWQGDQAPEGLKHDNAVIVGLDPSGAFGCSDPFLKLDFVDGDQETALKELSKGDACVIAQDFQMLTGMQVGQVLRFTPPNAPNETVQYKIVGVVALPGWQWVTKFSGVRRHFVRTSSIVFASFADVRNDFHLTKPEFFWLNLEPDASLTLVEEQLQKIAERKSGTSFRSDNFGEVVAYRPFARATATSNVMKAIRIRANDMIWGMSYLPLVTLMIMSLAVVNTVVASVRSRTWEFGVMRAVGLTSGQLVRLIMAESLLIGFAACTLSLTFGLIAGWCGVGMAQFGGHFFGGAAQFVIPWKNLAIGFGITFALCILAAVWPSIRIGKAETLALLQAGRGST; encoded by the coding sequence ATGAGTAGCTGGCAGCTGATCACCAAGCTGGTGATTTCACAATTGAGGCTACACCCAACTCGAGCGGTGATCACAACGCTCGGGGTGATCGCTTCAACATGTGCGGTCGTCTGGGTGGTCAGCGGCTACGACGCCCTCGTTTCCAAATTCGACGAAAATGCAGGTAAATACCTAGGCCGATACGACGTGTTGGTAGTCCCCAATGGACCTCCAGGAACTGTGGCAACAGTCGATCAAGATACGATCGTTGCGTTCAGAAACGATGCGGGTGTTCTTGAACTGAACCCAATCAGCCAAACACGAGCCTCGGTTGCACGAATCGCCAAACCCGATGATGGACCGACAGAGGAATCATCGTTGGGGCTTGTTGTCGGCAATCGACCTCCGGTCTTTGGTGCTCCCCCAATCGATCCGACGTTGGTTAGCACTCCGGCGATCGAAGAACCTTATGAACTAACAGCAGGTCAGTGGCTGCCAGAAGACGAGAATGCGAATGTGGCGGTGCTCAGTTCCAAGGCTGCTGAGCGATTGAATATCGGCATTGGTGACGACGTGTTAGTGACCACGCTAGCCAATCAAGTAGCACTACGCATCGTTGGGATCGTTGAACAAGTGGCGGACACTCCTTCGATCGGAGGCCGAGGTGGCCGCAGGGGAACCGGCGGACCTCCCGGTAATCGAAGTCCACACACGAAAGCGACAGAGCAAAACCGAACCGGTCTTCGAAAGAAGGTAACGGGCTCTGATTCGAGAAAAGCAAACGAACAAACACAATCCGATAAATTCACGCTGCCAACAGCGTTTGCCCAGGGAGTCGCAACCAACGCGATCTATGTTCGTCCGCAGCTCGCAGACTTGATCAATGGCTTTGCTTCACAACCCAACGTATTGCAAATCGCTTTGCGGGACACCGTCACGGTCGATCAGTTTCGCCACGCCTGGGAAACGCGGTTTGGTGGCGACCGGCCGTCTCTTAGCCTTGTCGACTTTTCGGCAGTCCGCGAAGGCCTAAAGTCAACTCGATCTGTAAGCAGTCAGCGTTCTCAGGCTTGGGCTGCCACCGGAATGGCCTCGATGGCTGCGATCTTCATTATCTTTTCGACACTCAGCATGGGAGTTTCAGAACGTGTTCGCGAATTTGCGATGCTTCGTGCCATCGCGCTAGAACGATCACACATCGCTGCGATCATTGCGATGGAGAGTGTCGTCCTAGCATTAATCGGTTGGGTGGGAGGATTGGTTGCAGGAGGATTGCTGGTGATGATCGGAAGCCAAATCCTGCCAGGACTTTTCAATAGCGGAAGCGTATTGGGCTGGACAAGCGTTGGCCTTAGCGGACTGACAGTCCTGGTTGGAGCGTTGGGAGCTGCGATTTTCCCTGCATGGCGTGCAACTCATATCGCACCACTAGAAGCGATGAGCCAACGAAACAATCTCCCCACCGTGCGGACCTGGTTCCTAATTGGCATCATCGGTCTTGCCCTGTCTGCAATCACACCAACGGTCGTTTTCTTCTTGCCGATGGCAAACCGAACAAGAGTGTTGGGCTATTCCCTGTTCGCTTACCCCGCATTATTTGTAGGAATGCTGCTGCTCACGCCTTTGATTGTCGTCATCAGTGAACGGCTCTTCGGTCCCATCGTTACCTGGATCTTGCGATTGAATTCACGCATGGTCAAGACTCAATTGACCGGCAACATGTGGCGAACAGTTGGGGCAACACTGGCGTTATCAATCGGCCTTGGACTTTATACATCAACACAAACCTGGGGCTACTCCATGCTCCAGCCATTCTTGCCCGGCGATTGGCTGCCGGACATGCTGGTTGCGTTCCATCCGATCGGTGTCGATGAAGAAGACATCCCGCGCATCGGTGAAGTTGATGGGGTCGATCCAGATCAAGTGCTGCCTTTATCAATCGAACAGTCTCGTTTCGATTGGCAGGGAGACCAAGCACCTGAAGGCCTGAAGCATGACAACGCAGTCATCGTTGGCCTGGATCCTAGCGGCGCGTTCGGTTGCAGTGACCCTTTTTTAAAGCTCGACTTTGTTGACGGCGATCAAGAAACCGCCTTAAAAGAGCTTTCCAAAGGCGATGCGTGCGTCATCGCACAGGACTTTCAAATGCTGACCGGGATGCAGGTTGGTCAGGTCCTTCGTTTCACCCCACCTAATGCACCTAACGAAACAGTTCAGTACAAAATCGTCGGCGTTGTGGCACTTCCCGGTTGGCAGTGGGTCACAAAGTTCTCTGGCGTACGTCGACACTTCGTTCGTACATCGTCAATCGTGTTTGCAAGCTTTGCCGATGTCCGAAATGACTTCCACCTGACAAAGCCCGAGTTCTTTTGGCTCAATCTCGAACCCGACGCTTCGCTGACCCTCGTTGAAGAACAGCTGCAAAAGATCGCGGAACGTAAGTCGGGCACCAGCTTTCGATCGGATAACTTTGGGGAGGTCGTCGCCTATCGCCCGTTTGCCCGCGCGACAGCCACTTCAAACGTGATGAAAGCCATTCGGATACGCGCCAATGATATGATCTGGGGGATGAGCTATCTGCCGCTTGTCACCTTGATGATCATGTCACTTGCCGTTGTCAACACGGTCGTCGCTTCGGTCCGGTCGAGGACTTGGGAGTTTGGTGTGATGAGAGCTGTCGGCCTCACCAGTGGTCAACTGGTCCGGCTGATTATGGCCGAATCACTGCTGATCGGATTTGCTGCGTGCACACTTAGTCTGACTTTTGGCCTTATCGCAGGCTGGTGCGGGGTCGGCATGGCACAATTCGGCGGGCACTTCTTCGGTGGTGCGGCGCAATTCGTCATCCCGTGGAAAAACCTCGCCATTGGTTTTGGAATTACGTTCGCATTGTGCATACTTGCTGCCGTTTGGCCTTCGATTCGAATTGGCAAAGCTGAAACGCTGGCGTTACTTCAAGCCGGACGTGGATCGACCTAG